AACAGGCCGGCCCGACGCGGTTCGCCGCGATGCAGAACCAGTACAACCTGGCCTACCGGGAGGAAGAACGGGAGATGATCCCGCTCTGCGTGGACCAGGGCGTCGGCGTCATCCCCTACAGTCCGCTGGCCCGCGGCCTGCTCGCGGGCAGTCGTGAGCGGGGTCGCCGGAACACCACCGTGCGGGCCGGAAATGACCCGGTCGCCGACCAGAACTACACCGACGACGATTTCGATGTCGTCGACGCCCTGCGCTCCGTCGCCAAGAACCGGGGTCTTCCACCGGCACAGATTGCGCTGGCGTGGCTGCTTCACCAGACCGGTGTCACCGCGCCGATCGTCGGCGCGACCAAGTTGACCCACCTGCAGGATGCGGTCGCCGCCGTCGGGATCGGCCTCGACGAGCACGAGATCCGGCAGTTGGAGGAGCCGTACCGGACGCATCCGGTCCTGGGGCACAGCTGACTCAGGTCGATGTCTTCCCGCGGAGAAGGCCGGCGATGCCGTCGATGAGAAAGCCCAGCCCGAGATCGAACTGCTCGTCCATCGTGGGTCCGCTCGGCTGGGCGAGCCAACTCGCGAGATGCGGGTGGTCCGCGGCCGCAAGCTTCTGCACTGCCGCCATCTCGGCCAGGAGGGTGGCGGTGTCGTCCAGCCCGTGGCGCCGGCTCATGTTGGCTTCTTCGGCCTCCTGCAGCCCGAACCCGAAGATGTGCCGGTCGATCAGGGCCGAGTAGGTCATCGCCTCCGCCACGGCGGCGCCTTGGCGGGTCAGCACGGTGAGCATGAACTCCACCCGGCCCATGAGATGGGGACCGACCGGGGGCCGGGTGTGGATCAGGGTCGAGAACCACGGGTGCCGTCGCGTCATCGCGCGGGTGCCCGCGGCCAGGGTGCGCAGGTCCTTGCGCCAGCTCCGGCCGGGCCGCGCCGGAATCTCGATCTCGGCAGTGGCCGCGTCGAGCATCAGATCGATGAGGCCGTCCTTGCTGTAGACGTAGCGATACAGCGACATCGGTGAGTAGGGGCCGATTCGTTCGGCGACCCTCTTCATGGTCAGCGCCGAAGCCCCGGCATCGTCGGCAAGATCGATAGCGGCGGCCACGATCGACTCGCGCCCGAGCGCGCGCTGTTGTGGCGGGGGCGCGGGTTCGGCCCAGATCAGTGGGGCGGAGCGGGTAACCGGTTGGCGCACCAGCTGAGTGTACGCTATAAACCTACGTGTACGTAATAAACTCTGAGCCTCTACCCGGGAGTACCCGACATGATCGCAAGTTCCTTCTCCGAGGCCGACCCGTTCGACCTGCCGGGCATCAGATTGGGGGTCGTGCGGGGAATCAGTTACGGCGTGTTCGGCCGGCCCGATGAGTTCGTTCCCCAGGCCCGAGCTCTCGGAGCCGGGCTGGTGCGGGCGTACCTCTACTGGGGGCAGATCGAGCCGGAGCCCGGCCGCTACGTGTGGAACACGGTCGACGCACTACTGGACCAGCTCGACGGCGACGAGGAAGTCTGGATCACTCTCTGCTCGAGCTCGTTGTGGGCGACCCGCGAGTCGACCGACTTCCTTCCTCCGTCACCGGCGCACGACCTCGCGGCGTACGGCGAATTCGTGCGGCGGACGGTGCGCCACTGCGCGGGCCGAGTCCGGTACTGGCAGTGTGACAACGAGCCGAGCAACACCCAACTGCTGTGGGCCGGCACCGCGGCGGAGTACGTCACGCAACTGAAGACGATGTACGGCGCGGTCAAGGACGCCGATCCGACCGCTGCGGTGGTGCTCGGTGGCTGCGGCTACGACGTACTCAGTAGCGAGATCGGCAGCGAACCGCGGCAGTTCTTCGACCACCTCGTGGGGGCGGGGCGAGACTACTTCGACCTCTTCGACGTTCACCTCTACGGCGACGTGACCGCCATTCCGGCGTATCTCGACACCGCGCGGGAGTTGATGCGCGCCCACGGCTACCTGAAACCCGTCGTCGTCGGGGAGTACGCCGGGCCGGTGCCGTTCGAGTTTCCCGAGGTCGGTCCGGTGCTTCAGCAAACCCTCGCCGCGGCGTTCGCGGAGGCTCCGGCGACGCAGAGCAAAGAGGAGCTCGTCGAGCGGGCGCGGCAGGAGACTCCCGAACGCCGGGCCATGGGAGCCCTCTACGACCGGATGCCCGATCTCCCACCGACTTTGCAGATGTTCCTGGAAGGGTGCCCTGCCGAGGTCGAGGCGCTGCGCGACCGGATCAACTGCCGCCAAGTCGTCATGCGCAACCTGCTGGCCCTCGCCGGCGGTGTCCGCCGGACCGTCTACTGGAACCTCGCACCCGAGGTCCCTGAGCCGGTCGACCCGCGGCAGATGATGC
This genomic stretch from Mycobacteriales bacterium harbors:
- a CDS encoding TetR/AcrR family transcriptional regulator C-terminal domain-containing protein, producing MRQPVTRSAPLIWAEPAPPPQQRALGRESIVAAAIDLADDAGASALTMKRVAERIGPYSPMSLYRYVYSKDGLIDLMLDAATAEIEIPARPGRSWRKDLRTLAAGTRAMTRRHPWFSTLIHTRPPVGPHLMGRVEFMLTVLTRQGAAVAEAMTYSALIDRHIFGFGLQEAEEANMSRRHGLDDTATLLAEMAAVQKLAAADHPHLASWLAQPSGPTMDEQFDLGLGFLIDGIAGLLRGKTST